From the Mangifera indica cultivar Alphonso chromosome 10, CATAS_Mindica_2.1, whole genome shotgun sequence genome, one window contains:
- the LOC123227039 gene encoding probable protein S-acyltransferase 15 gives MTTKFQRLLSFPVVAMFILLGFVYYATVFVFMKDWFGLETSNGFLNALIFTFFAFLFVFSFVVAVVTDPGQVSPSYVPDVELIVASDQESNKTSARVRQCDKCSAHKPPRAHHCKVCRRCVLRMDHHCLWMNNCVGYQNYKAFVLLALYATIGSLYSTVMVIGCALQREWNFSEKVQLKIFYVACGIMMVSLSLAFGTLFGWHVFLILKNMTTIESHEAEQAAWLARKSGQSYRHPFNLGAYKNITLILGPNMLTWFCPTAMSHLKDGTNFPTSSHTL, from the exons atgacCACGAAATTCCAAAGATTATTGTCATTCCCAGTTGTTGCAATGTTTATATTACTGGGGTTTGTGTATTACGCAacagtttttgtttttatgaaagATTGGTTTGGTTTGGAGACATCAAATGGGTTTTTGAACGCTTTGATCTTCACTTTCTTCGcttttctctttgtcttctcTTTTGTTGTCGCTGTTGTCACTGACCCAGGTCAAGTTTCTCCCTCTTATGTCCCTGATGTTGAACTTATCGTTGCCTCAGACCAAGAATCAAACAAAAct AGTGCACGAGTTAGGCAATGCGACAAGTGTTCTGCACACAAGCCTCCAAGGGCACATCATTGCAAGGTCTGCCGAAGGTGTGTGTTAAGGATG GATCATCACTGTCTGTGGATGAACAATTGCGTTGGTTATCAGAACTACAAGGCCTTTGTTCTGCTTGCACTTTATGCTACTATTGGGAGCCTCTACTCTACA GTCATGGTAATTGGCTGTGCTTTGCAAAGGGAATGGAATTTCAGTGAAAAGGTTCAGCTTAAGATATTCTAT GTTGCTTGTGGAATAATGATGGTTTCATTGAGCTTAGCATTTGGAACTCTCTTCGGTTGGCATGTTTTCCTCATCTTAAAAAATATGACTACCATAGAG TCCCATGAAGCAGAACAAGCAGCATGGTTGGCTAGGAAATCCGGGCAGAGCTATCGACATCCGTTCAACCTAGGTGCCTATAAAAACATAACCTTg ATATTGGGCCCGAACATGCTTACCTGGTTTTGTCCCACAGCAATGAGCCATCTCAAAGATGGAACTAACTTCCCTACTTCATCCCATACTTTGTAG